In Bos indicus isolate NIAB-ARS_2022 breed Sahiwal x Tharparkar chromosome 10, NIAB-ARS_B.indTharparkar_mat_pri_1.0, whole genome shotgun sequence, the DNA window TGAATCCTTAAATGGGATCAAACTGATCTGTTTTTACTCTATCTGCTACTTGAGGGAAATTTAACCTTTGTTGCATTACTATATCCATTGTCTTTACAATGTCAAAAATATAATGTGCagcattcaattaaaaatatcaaaaagaatacatttgaatcagttctaatgaggtggatgaaactggagcctattatacagagtgaagtaagccagaaggaaaaacataaatacagtatactaacgcatatatatggaatttagaaagatggtaacaataacccggtgtacgagacagcaaaagagacactgatgtatagaacagtcttatggactctgtgggagagggagagggtgggaagatttgggagaatggcaatgaaacatgtaaaatatcatgtaggaaacgagttgccagtccaggttcgatgcatgatgctggatgcttggggctggtgcactgggacggcccagagggatggtatggggagggaggagggaggagggttcgggatggggaacacatgtatacctgtggcggattcattttgatatttggcaaaactaatacaattatgtaaagtttaaaaataaaataaagttagagagaaaaaaaaataatgataaaagtaGAAACAAATTGTACAGAAaacacgcaaaaaaaaaaaatatggaagcaTATGAAGAAACAGGACAAATGATCAGgaaccaagagaagaaaaaatcaaCAGACAACATGCTCACAAGATACTGAAATTTTGGTCAATACTCTAATGAAAAATTTTCTGAATAATGTTTTTAAGctgaaaataagttaaatagaatatttataaaagtttgcaaattagtaaataaaaatttggGCTCTACTTGCTAAAGAGTCTTTTTGGTTAATAGTTTTATAGTCTCAGAAATTTCTTCAGGGCCTTTTTCATATCTTTGTTCCTAAGATTATTGGATTAAGAAGTGGGGTAACAACAGAATAAAACAGAGTCACAGTCATCTGCATTCTAGCACCATGCTCAGATGCTGGGctcccatacatgaccactactGAACCATAGAACAGTGAAACCACAGTCAGATGAGACCCGCAGGTGGAGAAAGCCTTCCTTCGTCCAGCTGCTGAAGGAACTTTCAATACAGCTTTTATGACCAAAGCATAGGACCCCatgatgaagagaaaaagaatgatgaGGGGAATAGGACATAGAGTGGAGAAGACAAGCTCCATCACAGGAGCTTTTTTGCAGGTGAGTGCTAGAAGAGGACCTGGGTCACACAGGAAATGGTCAATGATCCCAGATCCACAGAAAGACATTTGGGAGATGATGATGATGGGAATCAAGAACCAGAGGAAACCAAGTACCCAGCAGCTGATTATAAGATTGGCACAGAGACATCCAGTCATGAGAGTAGGGTAGTGTAGAGGCCAGCAGATGGCAAGGTATCGATCAAATGCCATAATAGCCAAGAAAAAGCATTCTGTAGAacccaaggagaagaaaaagtagaACTGGAGAAAGCACCCAGAGAAGGAGATGAGCTTGTTGTCAGAGAGGAAGTTGGCCAACATGTTGGGGACAGTGGAGGTGACATACCAGATCTCCAGGAAGGAGAAGTTGGCGAGCAGGatgtacatgggggtgtggagtctCTGATCCCAGAGCACAGCACAGATGATAGAACCGTTGCCCATGAGGGTCAGGAGGTAGACAGCAGAGAAGAGCACAAAGAGGAGAATCTGCCCCTCCCTGGggcaagggaagcccaggaggatGAAGCCAGTGATGGTGCTGGAGGTGTTGGGGGTGTTGGAGATTTTCATGGATCTGGGAGCTGTGAAAGAACCAGCAAATATCAAATGAGTTTGTATAGAGACATGAAGACTCAGATTTATACTTAAATCATCTTGGGAAAGATATAAGGACTTGCATgcctgagtgctaagtcactttagtcatgtccaactctttacaaccctaggaactgtagcccaccaggttcctctgtccacagaattctctaggcaagaatactaggatgggttgccatgctgtcctccaggtgatcttcccaacccagggatcgaacccacatcttttatgtctcctgcattgaccggcaggttctttaccactaatgccacttgggaagcccataaggacttatgtatcaataatttttttcttgaaagatgAAATATTGACCTGGGTTTCCTCTTTattctcatttatattttcatcctGGATTCCAGAAAATTTCTGGTCAGAATAGATAAACCCTTCTAGCAAAGTGTTGTAGTGGTATTTGAAGATTATATAGACTTGATAGAGAATATACATATAAGTGTATTacctttagggcttcccaggtggcgctagtggtaaagaacccatctgcccatgcaggagacataagagacaaaggCTCAAtcctagggtcaggaagatcccctggtggagggcatggcaatccactccagtattcttgcctggagaatcttcatggatagagaagcctggcaggctacagtccatagggtcacaaagagtcagacacgactgaagtgacttagcatgcatgcatataacTATTACATTTAATAGAGTCTATCTATCAATCTATCTACCAACCAACCTACTGGTCTATTGTCACAAAAATGGAATGAATTTATTCCACTTTTCAAAGAGGTGACATCATTGCATTTgtgcccatgaacagtatgaaaaggcaaaatgataggatactgaaagagaaactccccaggtcagtaggtgcccaatatgctactggagatcagtggagaaataactccagaaagaatggagggatggagccaaagcaaaaagaatacccagctgtggatgtgactggtgatagaagcaaggttcaatgcaaTAAAGAGCAATATGCATAGGAATCTGgtatgtcaggtccatgaatcaaggcaaattggaagtggtcaaacaagagatggcaagaatgaatgtcgacattctaggaatcagcgaactgaaatggactggaatgggtgaatttaactcagatgaccattatatctactactgcgggcaggaatccctcagaagaaatggagtagccatcatagtcaacaaaagagtccgaaatgcagtacttggatgcaatctcaaaaatgacagaatgatctctgttcgtttccaaggcaaaccattcaatatcacagtaatccaagtctatgccccaaccagtaacgcggaagaagctgaagttgaacggttctatgaagacctacaagaccttttagaaccaacacacaaaaaagatgtccttttcattataggagactggaacgcaaaagtaggaagtcaagaaacacctgaagtaatgggcaaatttggccttggaatacggaatgaagcagggcaaagactaagagagttttgccaagaaaatgcactggtcataacaaacaccctcttccaacaacacaagagaagactctatacatggacatcaccagatgatcaacaccaaaatcagattgattatattctttgcagccaaagatggagaagctctatacagtcagcaaaaacaagaccaggagctgactgtggctcagaccatgaactccttattgccaaattcagactgaaattgaagaaagtaggaaaaaccactaaaccattcaggtatgacctaaatcaaatcccttatgattatacagtggaagtgagaaatagatttaagggcctagatctgatagacagagtgcctgatgagctatggaatgaggttcgtgacattatacaggagacagggatcaagaccatccccatggaaaagaaatgcaaaaaagcaaaatggctgtcttgggaggccttacaaatagctgtgaagagaagcgaaaagcaaaggagaaaaggaaagatataagcatctgaatgcagagttccaaagaatagcaagaagagataagaaagccttcttcagcgatcaatgcaaagaaatagaggagaacaacagaatgggaaagactagagatctcttcaagaaaatcagagataccaaaggagcatttcatgcaaagataggctcgataacggacagaaatgttatggacctaacagaagcagaaaatattaagaagagatggcacaaatacacagaagaactgtacaaaaaaggtcttcacaacccagataatcatgatggtgtgatcactgacctagagccagacatcctggaatgtgaagtcaagtgggccttacaaagcatcactacgaacaaagctagtggaggtgatggaattccagttgagctattccaaatcctgaaagatgatgctgtgaaagtgctgaactcaatatgccagcaaatttggaaaactcagcagtggccacaggactggaaaaggtcagtttcattccaatcccaaagaaaggcaatgccaaagaatgcccaaactaccgcacaattgcactcatctcacacgctagtaaagtaatgcttaaaattctccaagccaggcttcagcaatatgtgaaccatgaacttcctgatgttcaaactggttttagaaaaggcagaggaaccagagatcaaattgccaacatctgctggatcatggaaaaagcaagagagttccagaaaaacatctatttctgctttattgactatgccaaagcctttgactgtgtggatcacaataaactgtggaaaattctgaaagagatgggaataccagaccacctgacctgcttcttgagaaatttgtatgcgggtcaggaagcaacagttagaactggacatggaacaacagactggttccaaataggaaaaggagtacgtcaaggctgtatattctcaccctgcttatttaatttatatgcagagtacatcatgagaaacgctggactggaagaaacacaagctggaatcaagattgctgggagaaatatcaataacctcagatatgcagatgacaccacccttatggcagaaagtgaagaggaactcaaaagcctcttgatgaaggtgaaagtggagagtgaaaaagttggcttaaagctcaacattcagaaaacgaagatcatggcatccagtcccatcacttcatgggaaatagatggggaaacagtggaaacagtgtcagactttattttttggggctccaaaatcactgcagatggtgatcgcagccatgaaattaaaagacgcttactccttggaaggaaagttaggaccaacctagatagcatattgaaaagcagagacattacttttccaacaaaggttcatctagtcaaggctatggtttttcctgtggtcatatatggatgtgagtgttggactgtgaagaaagctgagtgccgaagaattgatgcttttgaactgtggtgttggagaagactcttgagagtcccttggactgcaaggagatccaaccagtccattctgaaggagaccagccctgggatttctttggaaggactgatgctaaagctgaaactccagtacttggccacctcatgtgaagagttgactcattggaaaagactctgatgctgggagggattgggggcaagaggagaagaggatgacagaggatgagatggctggatggcatcactgactcgatggacgtgagtctgagtgaactctgggagttggtgatggacagggaggcctggcatgctgcgattcatggggtcgcaaagagtcagacacgactgagcgactgatctgatctgatctgatgttgcaCATTTATACATTATCTTACAGGGTTCTGATTGATATCAAGATCAATGTGCAAGATTATTTAACAAAAGTATTCTCATttagaacaacagaaaaagaCATGTTTCAGATATGCAAACTTCAAAAGCTACTCTGCCTTGAGATGCTCCAAGTAGTTACTGGACAGACCTATGTTGCCATGTAACATAAATtaatggaactttttttttttaatggaactttttgagttactttttcATGTGACTTTTGAAGCAGCCTTTATTTCAAACTAaatgatttaaattattaatttcataATGTTTTACACTAATCATCTGTAATCATCAGATAACAACCATCAGATCAACTAGGGGAAATTAGCCTTGATTTCTATTGTGTTAAAAAGGCAATCCTAGTCATTCACAGTGGACAAGTGTGTAAGAATTATTAACAGAGCATGTAAAACAGGTCTATACTTACCTGGAACAGAGATATGAAAATTTCCAAGCTACAGTTATTGATATATTTCTATCCCAATGATATGAGCTATGAATATTACTGATAACAGggaattctaaatatttaaagagcAGTGGATTTGTAAGGattcaaaactaaaattttgCTTATCCTCCAGTAACTACTTGGAGCATCTCAAGGCAGAGTAGCTTTTAAAGTTTGCATATCTGCAACATGtctttttctgttgttctaaGTGAGAATACTTTTGTTAAATAATCTTGCACATTGATCTTGAAATCAATCAGAACCCTGTAAGATAATGTATAAATGTGCAATATAAAGAAAATCTATGTTCCCTACCCCTTGTTCTATTGTAAATCCATATTTTGCATTTTGAAGTTTGACACAGGGACTCAGGAAGTCTAATAATTTCCTACCAGAAATATTCAATTTCTGAGAAACCTCCAGGATCAGGAGCAAAAGGTGGTGGCAGCAAGGTGTCATCCCTTCTCATGTAAAGGTGTGGCTGCTTACATGATGTGCTGGAGGAGGAATACAATTGTGTTGGTTGGAGGCAGGGGAACAAGGCTGTGACAGAGATTCTAATACaatacatattctttaaaaaccCTTTCTGGGTCATTTTAAACAGGATTCCCTGATTCCTATCGTATGAGGGATGCTTGAGGCCAATAAAATTCTTGCAGATCTGCCAGATTGTCTTTTAGAGCATATAACTGGACTGGAATAAGATTTAATGGACTCTATTTGGTGAAGGGGAGAGTGTGTAGGTTCTGGTACCTATACCATGCAATTCCATTTactatctttttctctttggcttttaaaatcatttttctagGGGTCCAGTAAATTTCTGAGaccacacatttatttttttataaaggaGATTGAAGGAAGACAGCAGAAAAGTATAATAGCTGAGTGACTTTTAAGTCACTCTGTACCAGTTTCACTCATGATCAATGACAGTAATCATTTACCcttcttttttttgcttcttaCCCTGGCTTTTGTAGTGTATTTACAAAGTTATATTAGTCGCATGAGCCCATTGATTAGTATAGAATAAAATTAGGGACACAAAAGAATAATTCTGCTATGTGAAAAGGTTCTTACTGAGTTCTAAGTATTTTAGAATCTAAAGATAAATCTAGATTTGCCAGCCGGGATTAACCCTAACTTTGCCAGAATCCTTTGCTCCACATTAACACTGCAGGCTGATGCTCATTATGAAATGTCCTAACAAAGTCTGTGTCTGTGCAAAAAAAACCATGTCTATAATTCTTGTACCGATTCAGAGGAAAGTATTATGATCAATTAAAAACAATTGTTAAGTATTTTTGACCGAGTTTGTTTTGCTGGTGTTCCTGAAATTTCATTTTAGGAGTAAGCATCTGCTCAACAATCATATAATTGACCTCTTCAATTGAATGCTGAATAACTTTTTTGGTGACATTTATGTCAGTGTAGTTTTTCTCCATTATGTAACCCTCACATTGATTCCATCAGAAATTATTGTTAGTTTTTCTCGTGTCTAACACTCTCTTATTTAAGCTATCATCTTTCCTTCCCTGGATCACTGTGATACTGTTCTCACTGGCTCCTGCCTCTAGATAGTGTGTTATCCCTGTCATGGCCAGAGtgctctttaaaaaagaaagtcagatCAGTCCCTTTGCTTGTGCACATACTTCAGTTAGCTTCCCAAAgcactgaaaataaaatcttcaaacCACACTATTAGATGACCCCTTGTAACATTTCCAACCTCATCTCATGACTGTATTAATCAATCATATACATACTGTATCTctcaaacacatacatacacacacacaaaacattctGTTTTGCAAAGGACTCTGAAGTTTGAATTTAATATAACTCTGATGTGTTATATTAGCACAGTTTCTGACTAAGAGAAAGTTAGTcttctattgattttttaatttaaattcaaaatataagaattcttttttttttaattttattttatttttaaactttacaatattgtattggttttgccaaaatatcgaaatgaatccgccacaggtatacacgtgttccccatcctgaaccccccttcctcctccctccccataccatccctctgggtcgtcccagtgcaccagccccaagcatccagtatcgtgcatcgaacctggactggcgactcgtttcatacatgatattatacatgtttcaatgccattctcccaaatcttcctctTAGCTCACTGTCTATACAAGAATGGGCAGCAGGCCAGACCTGGACCACTGGCCATCATTTGCTGACTCCTGTTCCATGCATTTTTAAGGATAGGAAAGCAACGGTCATCACTAAACTGTGGAGCAATAGAAGCTCCTTGGTCCAGCAAGAATCTTACTAGATAGAAAGGGAGGAGACCACTAGAGGCAGCTAGAATCAGCCTAGTCTTCTCAGGTAGCACCTTTGGGCCAGCTTTAGCTTAATTAAAAAGATGAGCTTCCAAAGCCatttgcctctttctctctctgtctctacacacacacacacacacacacatacacacacacacacatacactcatgcATGCACAGCTTCCCTCTTCCCCACAGTACTTCAGTAATATAACACTGGCCTTCTTTCAGTT includes these proteins:
- the LOC109564490 gene encoding olfactory receptor 11G2-like, with the translated sequence MSGSSTITGFILLGFPCPREGQILLFVLFSAVYLLTLMGNGSIICAVLWDQRLHTPMYILLANFSFLEIWYVTSTVPNMLANFLSDNKLISFSGCFLQFYFFFSLGSTECFFLAIMAFDRYLAICWPLHYPTLMTGCLCANLIISCWVLGFLWFLIPIIIISQMSFCGSGIIDHFLCDPGPLLALTCKKAPVMELVFSTLCPIPLIILFLFIMGSYALVIKAVLKVPSAAGRRKAFSTCGSHLTVVSLFYGSVVVMYGSPASEHGARMQMTVTLFYSVVTPLLNPIILGTKI